In Pseudoalteromonas sp. MM1, a single window of DNA contains:
- a CDS encoding carbonic anhydrase: MEHIISGVAKFQKEVYPSKKAAFQKLANGQNPEVLFITCADSRIDPNLVTQTEPGELFICRNAGNIIPPHSNQTGGMTASIEFAVAALGVSHIIVCGHSDCGAMKGAINTEGLSSLPHVKEWLGHSRVATEVVKEKCGCAELNNNDHLGLVIEENVVQQLQHIKTHPAVAAKIATGQVKLHGWVYDIESAEIKTYDEATGGFKPVKDTYIETLAKQSK; the protein is encoded by the coding sequence ATGGAACATATTATTTCGGGCGTGGCTAAGTTTCAAAAAGAAGTTTACCCATCAAAAAAAGCAGCGTTTCAAAAACTAGCCAATGGTCAAAACCCAGAAGTGTTATTTATCACCTGTGCCGACTCACGTATCGATCCTAACCTAGTGACTCAAACTGAGCCTGGTGAATTATTTATTTGTCGTAACGCGGGCAATATTATCCCACCACATAGCAATCAAACCGGTGGCATGACTGCCTCAATTGAATTTGCTGTGGCAGCACTGGGCGTATCACACATTATTGTTTGTGGGCACTCAGACTGCGGTGCAATGAAAGGCGCTATAAATACTGAGGGCTTATCAAGTTTACCGCACGTTAAAGAGTGGCTTGGCCACAGCCGCGTAGCAACTGAAGTTGTAAAAGAAAAATGCGGTTGCGCAGAGCTAAACAATAATGACCACTTAGGCTTGGTAATCGAAGAAAACGTGGTACAACAATTACAGCATATAAAAACACACCCTGCTGTGGCTGCAAAAATTGCAACCGGTCAGGTTAAGCTACACGGCTGGGTATATGATATAGAATCTGCTGAAATTAAAACCTACGACGAGGCTACTGGCGGATTTAAACCTGTTAAAGATACCTACATAGAAACCCTTGCTAAACAAAGCAAATAA
- a CDS encoding LysR family transcriptional regulator, whose protein sequence is MDTITGIKTIIAVVETGSFTAAGDRLGLSKALVSKYVGIVEQELGVRLFNRSTRKISITEAGQSYYASVVPVIESYNEMLDNLSGQGATVNGKLRVSAPVSFGETNLAPLLPELMNRFPNLSIELVLSDKTIDLLEEGVDLAIRIGSVSDSNLIARQITSYPLILCASTDYIEHAGAPKNVAELERHATIIDSNFKIGKHWPIVSPTGEALTATVSSRIAVNNPRAVKEVVLAGGGIGLIPEIVVKDDIAAGKLVQVMAEYKTFEFGLFAIYPHRKFVAQKVKSFVDFLFEKFS, encoded by the coding sequence ACAGGCTAGGGCTTTCTAAAGCACTGGTGAGTAAATACGTGGGTATTGTAGAGCAAGAGTTAGGGGTTAGGTTATTTAACCGCTCTACGCGGAAAATATCTATTACCGAAGCTGGGCAAAGCTATTATGCAAGCGTGGTTCCAGTGATCGAAAGCTATAACGAAATGCTTGATAACTTATCAGGCCAAGGCGCTACAGTAAACGGGAAGCTACGAGTAAGTGCACCAGTGTCATTTGGTGAAACAAATCTTGCGCCATTACTACCTGAGTTAATGAATCGTTTTCCTAATTTAAGTATAGAGTTAGTGCTTTCTGATAAAACGATAGACTTACTTGAAGAGGGTGTTGATTTAGCAATCAGAATTGGCAGTGTATCTGACTCCAATTTAATTGCGCGGCAAATTACGAGCTACCCGTTAATTTTATGTGCGTCGACTGATTATATTGAACACGCTGGCGCGCCAAAAAATGTTGCAGAACTTGAGCGCCATGCAACGATAATTGATAGTAACTTTAAAATAGGCAAACACTGGCCGATTGTATCGCCAACTGGTGAGGCGCTCACAGCCACTGTTAGTTCACGTATTGCTGTAAATAATCCACGCGCGGTAAAAGAAGTTGTATTAGCTGGTGGTGGTATTGGCCTCATTCCTGAAATAGTAGTAAAAGACGATATTGCTGCGGGCAAACTTGTACAAGTAATGGCAGAATATAAAACCTTTGAATTTGGCTTATTTGCAATTTATCCACATAGAAAATTTGTAGCGCAAAAGGTTAAAAGCTTTGTTGATTTTTTATTCGAAAAATTTAGTTAA